The DNA region ATCGGTGGAAGGAGAataaaactgggtgggtggtgtaggccacgccaccggcgagcggtggttctgggtTGAGAAAGATACCGGCGACAGAGAGAAAAAgagggctggtgccgtgactgccagccgtgcgtggcggctaacggctggtcggatGACCCttaaaattggtggggatgatcactggtgggaggggaatattttggtgggggtggtgtactacacggcggccggacggcaaCGGTTTGGGCTGGTCAACAGGCGACGACGGAAATGGAAAGGAGAAGAGGGCtgcacggggagagagaaaccggggaagaaaagaagaagaaaaagaaagaaaggaaagaaaagaagaaaaagaaaaaggaaaaaggaaaaaggaaaaagagaaaggaaaagaaatgaggttcaatcctcactccggaattcaaaaactgatccgccgaaaacgatttttaaaaaccgtaaaacgactaaaataaattaaacaccacatcaaataaattaaaaccaatttaaaatacaataatttaaaataaaagaattaatatattaattaaattaaaaataccattcagtaaaaatacatgtaaaaaaaggtCATCACAGTTTCCCccctttcttttatctttttctactTCATTTCTATAGCTAGCTTAGCCTTAGTTTTCAGGCTTTGGTCCATTGAGGCTTTCGTCCATTTATTTCAATTGGATGCCACCATTGGGAAGCAGCAATTTAACATGATTGGTGCTAGCTcaagtgtatatatatcatatgagtaatgttacttacatacaatcacttttatatattttttatatattctactaatataattagctatattaattttttttaatacgtaACAAATTACATAAATAGAGTGCGTAAAAATGTACACAAAAATGACTatgcataaaatttttgatatcaTATTACgtactttctttttttagtgAATAGGCATtatgatagttttttttttttttttgtgtggatATCATATTAATTGTGGGGCCCTTTAGATTAAGAAATACTCTCaacctatctcatctcatcattaattttttttttaaatttttacacaaaatataataaacaatttaaatttttcaaatcctaatttaattttttcaaacctcaaaacaaaagtaatattaaaaaaattattttaacaatattttattaaattattaactttcatataaaattatctcatttcatctcattatctaaatgATGCCGTAATGTTCGAAGAGAAATTAGACACTGCAAGTTTTCTTTTGGTGCTTAGTAcatctttttctaattttaaagaaaaaaagaaaaaaaaatcacttagttaattctgttattaatttttctgattCATTTGCATGACTTACTTTCACCCTAATCTATGTGCTATAACAGTATAATGCataatcttatttaaaattcattgaCAGTTAACAAATCTCATCTTTaaactttaataataattttccaCATTCTAGTTCACGCGCGTCACTGTACGTATGCGATGTGTCAAAATATGATCTTATCAATACTTCTTTTCTAAGATATGTTTATGCTAGCTATGTGGCACCATATATTGGATAACAAATTGACTAGGttgacatatatattaatttgttgaGCAATGTTACAactatacaaaatttttataaagataaatttataaattaacgtaattttatgtgatatattaaaattattatataataaaagtaattttataatataatatacctcataaaatcatataaatttattacttttgtGAAATCGTTAAAACATTTCTCTGATTTGTTTCCTTTACGAAATAGTGATTTTGAcgtaaatattaattaattgaacaTTTCAAGTTGTACACGGcatctttattttccttttccgATCCTTTGACATTTCCCTGTTCGTGGGgggtaaaaagaaaagaacatttCGGCTACTACATGCAGATGGGGACCAAATAATGATCTCATCATTTGAGAAATTGAACTCATGCATGCAATGCATGGCTTAAAGTAAATTAGATTTGGACATTTATCTtcctaatttattaataaataattttacaaattagcATCCCATACATTATatactattctttttttattttttttcttcataataaatatatgtagtgtataaataacataaattctatattttattatttttatatattcttttatatattccactaatatgattggttgactattaaaaaaaattgatacaactAATCACATTTGtggaatatacaaaaaatacataaaagtaactacatataatattattctataaataATCATGATTAGAACAATCAAattactttaataataataaaataaaataaaaaataaaaaatttaaaatatacataacgGGTGTGAGACAATGACTAGCATCCTTTCTATTAATTGGAACAAACTGGTCGATCACGCAGTTCTCGGGACTTGAACGGAAGATGATCTACTTACCAACGCCTTCATCatgtgttttataatattaatatatatatgtgtgtgtgtgtgtgtgtgtgtgtgtgtgggcggTCTGCCGTTTGCGGGTGTCATTTGATAATTTTGTTCCACGGAAAACCAATAGtgcatataaatacatgaagtATACCTAGCTGCCCTGCATAGCTATCAATCTTCGCTGAACAGTTTTGAACTTCTTCTGACTATTTGGGATGCATCGACATCAGTTCTCTCTGCAGCCACCGGCGGAAAGTGTATATACTTTCATGAAAGATCTCtgatctcctctctctctacatACGTGCATTATATTGTGGATTTGGAAAGATCACATAATTATTGGAAGTGCTTTTTGGGGCaacttttatatattatctTGTGGAATGCTTTTAGGCTACTTTTAAGTACCCACGCTAGACGATGTCGATggagtgaaaatatacgtacgTACACATATGGTATTTCTTATACATCGGTCATAGCTATAGAATTACCCAAAATGGCAATACTGCATCTCGGCTTGCCTTCGGAtttaattcagaaactcaatcCAATTGCTTGCTAGGCATGTAAAAATTGCAGAACCAAAAGATAGCATGCAGTACCGCAAGAACGGTCTTATTCGTATGCAGCCTTGATGCGTACGTATAGTCCATACATCAAATTAGTACATGAAGGCCGGAGTTGCAGTGCATGGAAATACGCATAATATCTGACCTGAGAAGGACATTACTAAAGGATCCCATGCATGGAAAAAAGGAATCCCCTGGAAAGAAGGAATCCTCGGGAAAGATTAATGCTTGCCTAGCCCTGACATGTGAGTAGTGGACTTCCCTTTTTTGTAATCGTTACAGCCAATTGCAAGACGAACAGTACCTCGCGAATAGCTCGATGTTATTGCTGAACTTGAATGGTTATCTACTCATCCTCACTTTCAAACTTTCAGAAACAGGTTATTTTCACCATTATTATTGTCGTTATTTTCCAAATGGATGCCACTAAGGGATCAGACAGTACGTAGGTCCTCAATTGAAAAAACTATATGCCTTCTCCCTTTATATGAAGCTGTGGTTTCAGATAGTGGGCAACAAAAGATGGAATGCCTAAAGGGAGAGGTGGAGAGCCAAAACCAGCTCCCACAGTCCGAGCAACGACCCCAAGGCACTACCTTCCTCAAAACTTGCTTTAACGGGATCAACGCCTTATCAGGTACTCTTATATATCTTGCTACcttaagtgtgtgtgtgtgtgtgtgtatatatatatgctttagaTACCATGAAAAAAAGGTAGGCACGATCGAGTAATGATTTAAACGGATCATTTGAAAGTACGTTGTTGTCCAGGATGCCGATCGAAGACTGCATTTAATAATAATCTATTATGAATTGCTAGCTGCATGTAAATAATTGCTTTGCTTTCAGCTCGTACGTGGTTGCATAATCACGAGATTGTATACGTATAATATTGCAAATACCATGCTTATAAACAATCTAAGGCGGTGCTACAGAaaagaactatatatatgatcactGATTATATATCGATATGCACATATATACTTAACCTATTTAGTATGTTTTCCAGGTGTGGGGATTCTCTCAATTCCATATGCACTTTCTCAGGGAGGGTGGCTGAGCTTAATACTTCTCTTCCTAGTAGCAATTCTCTGCTGCTACACAGGTTTCCTTCTACAACGATGCATGGCCGCAAACCCCATAATCAAAACTTATCCTGATATAGGTGAGGCAGCTTTCGGTTACAAAGGAAGAGCCATGATATCCATTTTCATGTATCTCGAGCTGTACTTAGTTGCAGTAGAGTTTCTGATATTAGAAGGTGACAATTTACACAAGTTGTTTCCGGACATGGGCTTCAAAGTCGCAGGCCTACGAGTTGGAGGGAAAAACGCCTTTGTTTTGCTCACTGCACTTGTAATTCTGCCAACTACATGGCTGAAGAACTTAGGTGTGCTGGCCTATCTTTCGGCTGGAGGGGTTTTATCTTCCGTTATTCTGGTTGTTTGTGTTTTCTGGGTTGGTGCTGTGGATGGGGTCGGATTCCATGAAGGGGATATGCTGTTGAAATCGGGAGGACTCCCTACTACTATAAGCTTGTTTGCCTTCTGTTATTGTGGTCATGCGGTTTTCCCCACTCTATGCAATTCCATGGAAGATAGAAGCCAGTTCTCTAAGGTAAGTAGCAGCTGCATCTCCAACATCCCAAATTAAAGATCAGTCAAATCATTTTCACATAATCATGATAATATTAAGTGAATATAATTAAGTAAGTGCACCATCAAAGGAACAAATAGTGCCCACGATCATATGCTGCCAGCCACACCACTTgggtttataaatttaaattttaaaatttctcaaacaaatcaactaattttttttatgttaacaGTGTGGAAATATGTCTTTTACGTCAACTAGCATTATTTCaaggagaaaataaaactaacaatTAAAGTTCATGCCAAATGGGATCCACGCATGGCTGGGCCATAATGTTTTTCTTCCTTGCGTTTTCTTgccatgtttttatttttttcctccttaTTATCCTACTTTTTTGTAcgtttttctttcattatttctgttttttttttcctcactttTTCTTGAACAGTGGTAAGCCGTACGTTACCGACCGCGTGACATGTAAAGATGGACATGGTATGGCCAGTTTGGCAAGAGGCCAAAACCCAGGTCCTTATTTgacgaaaacaaaaaaataataataaataaaagacaatAAGAAAGCTAAACACACACGCAGACATTCTATATAttgtttacttttatttaaaaaggtTAATGTTGATCAGCAATATTATCCTGTCGTTGCAGGTTTTACTCGTCTGTTTTGTGACTGGCACAATCAACTATGGATCAATGGGAATACTAGGCTACCTTATGTACGGAGAAAACTGCATGTCTCAAGTGACACTAAATCTTCCTCCCAGAAAAATAAGCGCAAAAATAGCAATTTATACCACATTGATGAATCCCCTCACAAAGTATGCAGTCATAACTACACCAATTGCCACCGCCATTGAGGCCAAGTTTCCTGTTCGAAATAGCCGATTTATCAGCATCCTCATCAGAACGGCAATTGTGATCAGCACTGTAACTGTGGCCTGCACTGTGCCATTTTTCGGCTTCGTCATGGCATTTACTGGTGCCTTTTTGGGTGTTACAGTCTCGATGCTTCTCCCTTGCCTGTGCTACCTAAAGATGCACAAAACTGCTCAGAATTTTGGGTCTGAGTTGATAATAATTGTGGGGATTTTGGTTACGGGGTCTTTTATTGGTGTGTTGGGTACCTATACTTCCCTTAAACAAATTGTAAAGCATCTCTGATAATTATTAGAGATGGCGTGCATAAATATATGCACCACAGCAATAACGTACTTATAGCTAACCCTTTTGAGCAAGTATTGAATATCATTCGATCGATGGATCGATTCTACAAAACGAACGAGTACCAGATCCaattacaaattgatataattaattttatatgatacgcTAGTTATGTTActagttagatttattttataataaaatattttataatatgacatacGTACCATATTAAactatattagtttatatatttatttttataaaatctatttgtgGTTAAAACACTTCgcatacaattatttatttatttatttttttatgaataatatgaAACAGATTGAATTAGTACTTATACACAGCTCATGATGCGGACGAATTTATGTCACTCCCCATAATAGATATGTATATGTAAGAGTGATTGACAATAATTGTATAGATGAAGTGTTAGTGACCACATATTCACATCTCACGTCCTTGGCATATATTATGGTGTTggcaattatatataatgaagtGATCATGCAAGCAAGCGGTGGAAATTAATTGCGACAATGTGATCAAAGGTGGGGTGGGTGTCTCACATTAATATATTCAAaccaaaaatagttttttttaaaaaaagaaaaaagaaaaaaaagaaagacaaataAACATTGGCTAGCTTTGACCTTACTACTGCAAATTAATTAGTATGGTTTTTTAAGTTTAAAGAAAGAGTACGGTAGGGGGAAAAGTTGTCTTATGATCATGTCTGCCAATAAAACTTCAGTAGGTGAGATATTGAATGGTCTGTCTCCAAACATCTGCACCCACCCCGGCCCCAAACTCCAAGCTGCAAACGCATTATATATCGTAACTTCCACGTACCATCCGATTAGACGACTCCTTTTGACCTATTACTTAATGGAATCTGcaattatttgttattgtttgcTGCCACCCGATGATCCCCATATTGTTGATGATCCAATCCTTTTCAGCGCATTTTGGGCTTTTTTTCACTCCCGACCTTCTTCCTCTTAATTTGATCTCATGTATGTCCTTTCTATACGTTTgtctctttgtttttatttattttttgcttggTTTTACAGGAACTTTAGACCTcatttgtccttttttttttgtttaactttGGAGCCCAAATCTATTGCCATTGATGACTTCGGGTTCGAGTTCCATAAAACCTTAAGATCAAAAGCTTTCTTCGACTGAACTCAGTAGTTCTCCTTTGTACGTTACG from Carya illinoinensis cultivar Pawnee chromosome 6, C.illinoinensisPawnee_v1, whole genome shotgun sequence includes:
- the LOC122313916 gene encoding amino acid transporter AVT1I-like is translated as MPLRDQTVRRSSIEKTICLLPLYEAVVSDSGQQKMECLKGEVESQNQLPQSEQRPQGTTFLKTCFNGINALSGVGILSIPYALSQGGWLSLILLFLVAILCCYTGFLLQRCMAANPIIKTYPDIGEAAFGYKGRAMISIFMYLELYLVAVEFLILEGDNLHKLFPDMGFKVAGLRVGGKNAFVLLTALVILPTTWLKNLGVLAYLSAGGVLSSVILVVCVFWVGAVDGVGFHEGDMLLKSGGLPTTISLFAFCYCGHAVFPTLCNSMEDRSQFSKVLLVCFVTGTINYGSMGILGYLMYGENCMSQVTLNLPPRKISAKIAIYTTLMNPLTKYAVITTPIATAIEAKFPVRNSRFISILIRTAIVISTVTVACTVPFFGFVMAFTGAFLGVTVSMLLPCLCYLKMHKTAQNFGSELIIIVGILVTGSFIGVLGTYTSLKQIVKHL